A single window of Candidatus Rhabdochlamydia oedothoracis DNA harbors:
- a CDS encoding ISAs1 family transposase, with translation MKALPKLMDLLDLKSSIITADALNTQKAIAKKTINMGADYVLPVKRNHPNLFEEIKALFENAETKNYSDFDSDAYETMEKSHGRIELRKYYSLDATKLPSAKEWEGLLSVGMVIRTRTEREGKNKQRNGILCFKL, from the coding sequence ATTAAAGCTCTTCCAAAGTTAATGGATTTATTGGATCTCAAAAGTAGCATTATTACAGCGGATGCTCTTAATACACAAAAAGCAATTGCTAAGAAGACCATAAATATGGGCGCAGACTACGTGCTTCCAGTAAAAAGAAATCATCCAAATCTTTTTGAAGAGATAAAAGCTTTATTTGAGAATGCTGAAACAAAAAACTATAGCGATTTTGACAGTGATGCTTATGAGACAATGGAAAAATCCCATGGAAGAATTGAATTAAGAAAATATTATTCTCTAGATGCTACAAAACTTCCCAGCGCAAAGGAGTGGGAAGGGTTGCTGTCTGTTGGAATGGTGATACGTACCCGAACAGAGAGAGAAGGGAAAAACAAGCAGAGAAATGGAATACTATGTTTCAAGTTGTAA
- a CDS encoding ISAs1 family transposase, which produces MEYYVSSCKIDAHLLAKVVRGQWGIENSLHWVLDVSFREDKLRYRDRIGVQNLASIRKLVLGALTKGPFNLEVHKKEHINT; this is translated from the coding sequence ATGGAATACTATGTTTCAAGTTGTAAAATAGATGCTCATCTTCTAGCAAAAGTCGTTCGCGGTCAATGGGGAATAGAAAATTCATTACATTGGGTCTTGGATGTTAGCTTCCGAGAAGATAAACTTCGTTACCGAGATAGAATTGGAGTCCAAAATTTGGCAAGCATTAGAAAGCTTGTTCTAGGAGCATTAACCAAAGGCCCTTTCAACCTCGAAGTGCACAAAAAAGAACATATAAATACTTGA
- the topA gene encoding type I DNA topoisomerase → MTKALIIVESPAKIKTLRKLLGSNYLFESSLGHIRDLPQKGFGIDVENDFEPQYTIMSDKKDVIDRLKKAAKQVSIVYLSPDPDREGEAIAWHIASILPKGTKFKRVTFNAITKEAVSEALKNPRQIDQGLVDAQQARRLLDRIVGYKISPILMRRVQGARDGGLSAGRVQSVALKLVVDREKEIEVFLPVEYWNIQSILQTDKNSTPIYACLYAIDGKKVEKEAVPGKDYILINKEEAAHKVVAQLQNSSYKVQSVERKEKKRNSVPPFITSTLQQEASRHFGFSASRTMNISQGLYEGIDLGNTGAEGLITYMRTDSVRIAPEAIDLARKYITKVYGKEFLPSQGKQYSSKKNAQDAHEAIRPTSLQYSPEEIKSYLTTDQYKLYLLIWRRFLASQMNPAIYDTVSCDIITNQNMLLRATGSTLKFSGFLVVYEEKKDVPEKEEQQEDEKMLPSLVEGQPLLLLDVDAQQAFTRPPPRFTEASLVKELEKSGIGRPSTYATIMNKIQSRDYTVKEKGSLKPTELGRVIAQMLEENFKMIMDVGFTSAMEDELEEIAYNHKNWKVLLHDFWKRFIPFVVAAEKEAFVPRVATDIDCPNCGHKLEKIWARNKYFYGCSSYPTCDFTTPLEALNFNKEDYDPNFNWDQLCSKCGSAMKIRYGRFGTFLGCSRYPECKGIVNIPKKDEISAQDLPTCPALGCDGKMVQRRSRFGKPFFSCSNYPDCDIIINNLDQLTEKYVNHPKTPYVSKKPKKGKKSPSKIKKTDKKPIKNAHLYTLSSELQAIVKEEKLSRPEVVKKMWEYIKKHNCQDQKNKRLIIPDTKLAKVFGSKEPIDMLKLAGLLTPHLQ, encoded by the coding sequence ATGACAAAAGCATTAATTATTGTAGAATCTCCGGCTAAAATTAAAACACTAAGAAAGCTCTTAGGATCAAATTACCTATTCGAATCCTCATTAGGACATATACGCGATTTGCCACAAAAAGGTTTTGGAATTGATGTCGAGAATGACTTTGAGCCACAATACACCATTATGTCCGATAAAAAGGATGTAATTGATCGTTTAAAAAAAGCGGCAAAACAGGTAAGCATTGTTTACTTATCTCCAGACCCTGACAGAGAAGGAGAAGCAATTGCATGGCATATTGCTTCGATTCTCCCTAAAGGGACTAAATTTAAACGAGTCACTTTTAATGCGATTACTAAAGAAGCGGTATCAGAGGCACTAAAGAACCCCCGTCAAATTGACCAAGGTCTGGTAGATGCACAACAAGCGCGTAGATTGCTCGATCGAATTGTAGGATATAAGATTTCGCCTATTCTCATGCGCCGAGTACAAGGCGCGCGAGATGGAGGACTTTCCGCAGGTCGTGTTCAATCAGTTGCATTAAAGCTAGTCGTTGATAGGGAAAAAGAAATTGAAGTTTTTCTTCCTGTTGAATATTGGAATATTCAATCCATTTTGCAAACAGATAAAAATAGTACACCGATTTATGCTTGCCTTTATGCAATCGATGGAAAAAAAGTAGAAAAAGAAGCGGTCCCCGGTAAAGATTATATCCTTATTAATAAGGAAGAAGCGGCTCATAAAGTTGTAGCACAGCTACAAAATTCTTCCTATAAAGTACAATCTGTTGAAAGAAAAGAAAAAAAACGCAATTCAGTACCTCCTTTTATTACCTCCACTTTACAACAAGAAGCAAGTCGACACTTTGGATTTTCCGCATCGCGCACTATGAATATTTCGCAAGGCCTGTATGAAGGAATTGACCTTGGCAATACAGGAGCTGAAGGGTTAATTACCTATATGCGTACCGATTCTGTTCGTATTGCTCCAGAAGCAATTGACTTAGCCCGCAAGTATATTACAAAAGTATATGGTAAAGAATTTCTCCCCTCTCAAGGCAAACAGTACTCTAGTAAAAAAAATGCCCAAGACGCTCACGAAGCTATAAGACCTACTAGCTTACAATATAGCCCAGAGGAAATTAAAAGCTATCTGACAACTGATCAATATAAATTATACCTACTGATTTGGCGTCGGTTTTTAGCTTCTCAAATGAATCCAGCCATCTATGATACGGTTTCCTGCGACATCATAACCAATCAAAACATGTTGCTGCGCGCTACGGGCTCTACTCTTAAATTTTCTGGATTTTTAGTCGTGTATGAAGAAAAAAAAGATGTTCCTGAAAAAGAAGAGCAGCAAGAAGATGAAAAAATGCTCCCTTCTTTGGTTGAAGGTCAACCCTTACTTCTCCTTGATGTGGATGCACAGCAAGCTTTTACCCGTCCTCCTCCTCGCTTCACAGAAGCCTCTCTTGTTAAAGAATTAGAAAAATCAGGAATTGGTCGCCCTTCCACATATGCAACCATCATGAATAAGATTCAAAGTAGGGATTATACGGTTAAAGAAAAAGGTTCTCTTAAACCAACAGAGCTGGGAAGAGTCATTGCACAAATGTTAGAAGAAAATTTTAAAATGATCATGGATGTAGGTTTTACTTCTGCAATGGAAGATGAATTAGAGGAAATTGCCTATAATCATAAAAACTGGAAAGTATTACTTCATGATTTTTGGAAAAGATTTATTCCTTTTGTAGTAGCTGCTGAAAAAGAAGCCTTTGTTCCACGAGTAGCTACAGATATTGATTGTCCTAATTGTGGTCATAAATTAGAAAAAATCTGGGCACGCAATAAATACTTTTATGGTTGTTCTAGCTATCCTACTTGCGACTTTACTACCCCTTTAGAAGCCTTAAATTTCAATAAAGAAGATTACGACCCTAACTTTAATTGGGATCAACTCTGTTCTAAATGTGGTAGCGCCATGAAAATTCGCTATGGTCGATTTGGTACTTTTCTAGGCTGTTCACGATACCCAGAATGTAAGGGAATTGTGAATATCCCTAAAAAAGATGAAATTTCAGCACAAGATCTCCCTACATGTCCTGCTTTAGGATGTGATGGGAAAATGGTGCAACGCCGTTCTCGTTTTGGTAAACCCTTTTTTTCCTGTTCTAACTATCCAGATTGCGATATAATCATCAATAATCTTGATCAACTCACTGAAAAATATGTGAATCATCCTAAAACTCCCTATGTTTCTAAAAAACCAAAAAAAGGAAAAAAAAGCCCTTCTAAAATAAAAAAAACAGATAAAAAGCCCATAAAAAATGCACATTTATATACCCTATCTTCTGAACTGCAAGCCATTGTTAAAGAAGAAAAGCTATCTCGCCCGGAAGTGGTAAAAAAAATGTGGGAGTATATCAAAAAACATAACTGCCAAGACCAAAAAAATAAGCGCCTGATTATTCCAGATACCAAATTAGCTAAAGTCTTTGGCTCAAAAGAGCCAATTGACATGCTCAAACTAGCAGGTCTTTTGACTCCGCATTTGCAATGA
- a CDS encoding IS30 family transposase encodes MIFNNQTQGETLPKGYHHLTYDQRCQIYILKARGDTSSSIANILKVHHSTISRELKRNKGQRGYRHQQAQEKAFLRKNSQPNKKMTPQIVTRIEEKIKLQWSPIQISGWLKRHGKEHVSHETIYNHIWKDKRQGGQLYRELRHRGKKYNKQRKGASGRGNMPGRIDIKQRPCIVEKKTRLGDWELDTVIGAGHKGVIVSMVERTSKLTKLAKVSHKTAEEVSQALIEQLKPIKDFVHTLTADNGKEFAYHQMVSFELETDFYFATPYHSWERGLNEHTNGLVRQYFPKTQSFLDTTSKDIERVETLLNNRPRKALNFETPLEVFTRLSTNMLCSGAQ; translated from the coding sequence GTGATTTTTAACAATCAAACACAAGGAGAGACCTTGCCTAAAGGCTACCATCACCTAACCTATGACCAAAGATGTCAGATTTATATTTTAAAAGCTAGAGGAGATACATCTAGCTCAATAGCAAACATTCTAAAAGTTCATCATAGCACTATTAGTAGGGAACTTAAGAGAAATAAAGGGCAACGAGGATACCGTCATCAGCAAGCTCAAGAAAAAGCATTTCTTAGAAAAAATTCTCAGCCCAATAAAAAAATGACTCCTCAAATAGTTACCCGTATTGAAGAAAAAATCAAGTTGCAATGGAGCCCTATACAAATATCCGGATGGCTTAAAAGACATGGTAAAGAACATGTTAGTCATGAGACCATCTATAATCATATCTGGAAAGATAAACGACAGGGAGGACAGCTTTATAGAGAGCTCCGTCATCGAGGGAAAAAATATAACAAGCAGAGAAAGGGAGCTTCTGGAAGAGGGAACATGCCTGGTCGTATAGATATTAAGCAACGGCCTTGTATTGTAGAAAAAAAGACTCGTTTAGGAGACTGGGAACTAGATACAGTCATAGGGGCAGGACATAAAGGCGTAATTGTATCAATGGTAGAAAGAACTTCCAAGCTAACTAAGCTCGCCAAAGTTTCTCATAAAACTGCAGAGGAAGTAAGTCAAGCGTTAATTGAACAACTTAAACCTATCAAAGATTTTGTACACACATTAACAGCAGACAACGGAAAAGAATTTGCCTATCACCAAATGGTTAGTTTCGAGCTAGAGACAGACTTCTACTTTGCAACGCCCTACCATTCTTGGGAAAGAGGCTTAAATGAGCATACAAACGGACTAGTTAGGCAATATTTTCCTAAAACACAAAGCTTTTTAGATACGACTTCCAAGGATATAGAAAGGGTGGAAACTTTACTAAATAACAGACCTAGAAAGGCTCTCAACTTCGAAACTCCACTAGAAGTGTTTACGAGATTATCTACAAACATGCTATGCTCGGGTGCACAATAG
- a CDS encoding helix-turn-helix domain-containing protein, with protein sequence MKYSRSGMTDWLIQHGFAYKRPKKIPGKLDPEKQRIFIEQYRALKETLNPDEEIYFIDAVHVDGSKKAFKRLCRHPGNNCDCILLQLFA encoded by the coding sequence ATAAAATATTCCCGAAGTGGCATGACAGATTGGCTCATACAGCACGGATTTGCTTATAAACGTCCTAAAAAGATTCCTGGGAAATTAGATCCTGAAAAACAACGAATTTTCATAGAACAATATAGGGCTTTAAAGGAGACCTTAAACCCTGATGAAGAGATCTATTTCATAGATGCTGTGCATGTGGATGGATCAAAAAAGGCGTTCAAAAGACTTTGTAGACATCCGGGAAACAATTGCGATTGCATTTTGCTGCAGCTCTTTGCCTGA
- a CDS encoding transposase: MHFAAALCLTGMKIFTEEYKTVDADAMLDFFKKLEKQTEARIIHVILDNARSNKNKKLEEFLMSSRIKVHYLPPYSPNLNPIER, encoded by the coding sequence TTGCATTTTGCTGCAGCTCTTTGCCTGACAGGAATGAAGATTTTTACAGAGGAATATAAAACAGTTGATGCCGATGCAATGCTCGATTTTTTCAAGAAGCTAGAAAAACAGACAGAGGCTCGAATTATTCATGTAATTTTGGATAATGCGAGATCAAACAAAAATAAGAAACTAGAAGAGTTTCTGATGTCTTCTAGGATTAAAGTGCACTATCTCCCTCCTTATTCACCGAATTTGAATCCTATTGAACGCTAA
- a CDS encoding glycosyltransferase family 32 protein, producing the protein MAKCLFIFMMMLFLCPSCYSKKSIVVVDDFESLSGKHTSAWKYIKTKEDFEYLHLFSHIYEQRRHLLKDPGVSYRIPKIIHFIWLGPKPFPLASVENVRMWIAKHPDWEINFWTDRNRPSPCPGMKQRLINSLSFIQLRDYFVISDNFGEQSDLLRYEILFQEGGVYVDHDVKCFKEFDLLNRAYDFYCGIDMPYTSSLPSCICTTNSLIGAKPNHPILKQCMDLLSSSWDTIQEEYHGSDRDSTLNRVLHRTFWLFGEAVKNKNNQGENQDIVFPAYYFDAPRDELAIFARHQYAGSWHETESIFEKMVRKKLVAICKKLNQMYLCFAALGVLNIIGFVGLFLFMRRSLRT; encoded by the coding sequence ATGGCTAAGTGCCTTTTTATTTTTATGATGATGCTTTTCCTGTGTCCTTCGTGCTATTCAAAAAAAAGTATCGTTGTAGTAGATGATTTTGAAAGCTTAAGTGGCAAGCACACCTCTGCTTGGAAGTATATTAAAACTAAAGAAGATTTTGAATATTTACATCTTTTTTCCCATATCTACGAGCAACGTAGACATCTATTAAAAGATCCCGGTGTTTCTTATCGTATTCCTAAGATCATTCATTTTATCTGGCTCGGTCCAAAGCCATTTCCATTAGCTTCAGTGGAAAATGTACGTATGTGGATAGCAAAGCATCCAGATTGGGAGATAAATTTTTGGACAGATCGTAATAGGCCATCTCCTTGTCCTGGAATGAAACAACGTTTGATAAATAGCCTCTCTTTTATACAACTTCGCGACTATTTTGTCATTTCTGATAACTTTGGAGAGCAATCCGATCTATTGCGTTATGAGATTTTATTTCAAGAAGGAGGGGTTTATGTAGATCACGATGTGAAATGTTTCAAAGAATTTGATTTGCTAAATCGAGCTTATGATTTTTATTGCGGTATCGATATGCCTTACACAAGCAGTCTGCCTTCTTGTATTTGTACTACGAATAGTTTAATAGGAGCAAAACCTAATCATCCTATCTTAAAGCAATGTATGGATTTATTGTCTAGCAGTTGGGATACAATTCAAGAGGAATATCACGGAAGTGACCGGGATTCTACGTTAAATCGTGTTTTGCACCGTACGTTTTGGTTATTTGGAGAGGCTGTAAAGAATAAAAATAATCAAGGAGAAAATCAAGATATTGTCTTTCCAGCTTATTATTTTGATGCGCCAAGAGATGAGTTAGCAATTTTTGCTCGACATCAATATGCAGGAAGTTGGCATGAAACAGAATCTATATTTGAAAAAATGGTTCGTAAAAAGCTAGTTGCGATTTGCAAAAAGTTGAATCAAATGTATCTTTGTTTTGCAGCTCTAGGAGTATTAAATATTATAGGCTTTGTAGGACTTTTTCTCTTTATGCGCAGGTCGTTAAGAACGTGA
- a CDS encoding IS630 family transposase, which translates to MKKLIPSQRADLEHKLKHPKDYSERNRLCVILGYDEGISTKNLAKTLRISPITVQKYLREYDSENKTGSSPRGGSKSKLSQDQKESLLKHLQEKTYLKVKGIIAYVHEQYGIKYSRSGMTDWLIQHGFVYKRPKKIPGKLDPEKQRIFIEQYRALKETLNPDEEIYFIDAVHPEHQSQAVCGWIKKGVQKTLQTSGKQLRLHFAGALCLTGMKIFTEEYKTVDADAMLDFFKKLEKQTEARIIHVILDNARSNKNKKLEEFLMSSRIKVHYLPPYSPNLNPIERLWKILKEKKVYNRYYETSVTFFQAIRGFFLEEIPKITDILKCRINDKFQVVDLNPIKLAV; encoded by the coding sequence ATGAAAAAACTGATCCCTAGCCAGAGAGCTGACTTAGAACACAAGTTAAAGCATCCAAAAGACTATTCTGAACGGAATAGGCTTTGTGTAATTTTGGGCTATGATGAGGGTATCTCAACAAAAAATCTTGCTAAAACACTCCGGATAAGCCCTATCACTGTTCAGAAATACCTCAGAGAATATGATTCCGAAAATAAAACTGGAAGTAGCCCTCGAGGCGGTAGCAAATCAAAACTTTCACAAGACCAAAAAGAGTCTCTACTAAAACACCTACAGGAAAAGACCTATCTTAAAGTCAAAGGGATCATAGCTTATGTGCATGAGCAATATGGGATAAAATATTCCCGAAGTGGCATGACAGATTGGCTCATACAGCACGGATTTGTTTATAAACGTCCTAAAAAGATTCCTGGGAAATTAGATCCTGAAAAACAACGAATTTTCATAGAACAATATAGGGCTTTAAAGGAGACCTTAAACCCTGATGAAGAGATCTATTTCATAGATGCTGTGCATCCTGAACATCAGTCCCAAGCCGTATGTGGATGGATCAAAAAAGGCGTTCAAAAGACTTTGCAGACATCCGGGAAACAATTGCGATTGCATTTTGCTGGAGCTCTTTGCCTGACAGGAATGAAGATTTTTACAGAGGAATATAAGACAGTTGATGCCGATGCAATGCTCGATTTTTTCAAGAAGCTAGAAAAACAGACAGAGGCTCGAATTATTCATGTAATTTTGGATAATGCAAGATCAAACAAAAATAAGAAACTAGAAGAGTTTCTGATGTCTTCTAGGATTAAAGTGCACTATCTCCCTCCTTATTCGCCGAATTTGAATCCTATTGAACGCTTGTGGAAGATCTTAAAGGAAAAGAAGGTATACAATCGATATTACGAAACGTCGGTGACTTTTTTTCAGGCAATTAGAGGATTCTTCTTAGAAGAGATACCGAAAATAACAGATATTTTGAAATGTAGGATAAACGACAAGTTTCAAGTCGTTGACTTAAATCCCATTAAGCTAGCCGTTTGA